GGGGCAATGAGGCATATGGTTGTTTAGAAGAAGGAGGAGGTGCTTCTTTCAAAAAGTGTCATTAGAAGCCGGGTGCGCTTTGCACTTCCGCTTCCCTGTATCCGCGTGTGTCGTTGCGTCTGATGAACGCGTGGGTCGTTGCTGCCAGAATGATGAAGCCTACGGCAATCCACAGGGCGGGAGCCTGCCAATTGACATCCAGCCACCAGTCACCGGCGGAGTCATGCACGATGCTGAGAAACAGGTACGGCCAATTGTTCATGAGGCCGAGGTATTGATAGAGCAGCACCGGAACGGCCAGCAGATAGCCGAGAGCGCCGAGGCCCACGATAAAATGATGAATGAAATTCTTGAACATGATCTTCTCCTAGGCTCCGTAGTAAAACCAGCCAACGCCGAGAATGACGATGAACAGGCATTCGAGGACGGTGAGCTTGAACATGAAACCGCTGATTCTGCGCTGGGTCGGGTTCATGGTCAGCATGACCTTGTCCATGAAGAAACGCCATGCGCGATGCTTGAACGAATTGGACTCGTGCAAACGATAGTATTCACGCAGGCTGGGCAGCCAGTATTGCATGGTGCGTCCTGCGTCTTCTGCCGTGAACGTGCCGTTTTCTACTTCGTCCATGGAGAAGGACAGGGCTGTGTTGGCGCCGTCTTCGCACTTTCGAGCAGACAGGGACAGGCCGATTTCCGGGAAAGTCGCCTTGAACGAGTCGTTCGTGACAACCATCTCGGGATCTGTCCTGAACTCGGCCTCCACGAGCACGTCTTCCACGGGAAAGCCTTCGCCGTTTTTGTTCTTCTCGATATGCCAGTGCGGGTTGAGCCGCATCAGGGTCTTTTCCTTGAGATCGTCCCAGAAGGCACTGTTCCAGGGAAGATTTGTCTCCATCCAGACACCGGGTCTGGGGAGTTCCTCAACGTCCGCATGTGCGCGGGCTCGACGGTCTATGGTCTCGGATGCGTATGTCATGGTGCCACCACCAGTGGGCAGGGCATCTGCGGGTGCAGACGCTTGTTTTCAAAACGGTCTCTGAAGCCGGGAGCCTGTTCTTTTTGCCAGGCACCCATGATCGCCACATCGGCCTCGACTTTAGCTGCAGCTTCGGCCAGTACGTCCTCGAGCTTGCCGCCCTTGCTGAGAAAGTCTATCTCCACTCCGTCAAAGTCCGTGCGGAGACGATCCCAGACAGCATTGATTTCCTTGGCGATTTCACTTGCCACATATGATCCGAACGCATTGCGTGTGGTGGAGGTATTCAACCAGTCGTCGCAGGTCATATCGCCCCATGCTTCGTTGATGATTGAAAGGACGGTGACTTTTGCGCCGTACTGGTCTGCCCATTGACGTGCCAGCGTTTCCGCCTTGCGTGCGCCGGGGGTGCCGTGTGTTGCGAGAAGTATATGCTTCATGACAGTCTTTGTTTTTGATCTCCGTATGGGAGGGGGACTTGTGTCCCCCTCCGTATACGGCGAGGTTTACTTATCGATTATTAGGCCATCCACTTGGTGAACAGCAGAACCAGGAAGGTCACGATCATGACGAGTACGAGAGCGGTCAGATCTTCACTCTTTTCGGAAGCGAAGACGGACAGTGCGCGCTCTTCGTTTTCCGCCTGATCGTCAGTAGCGACAGTGCATTTGATTTCTTCAGCCATTTTTCAATGCTCCTTTTAGTGAAGGACGACGTCTTTGACGAAGTACATGACGACGATGAAGGACAGGGTCGCCTTGGCAACGCCGGAGATACCGCCCATGACCAGCGGCCAGCCGCCCGCCTGAGCAAGTGACTTACCGGTGATCTGCATGCCCAGCCCGATGAGGCCGTATGCAAAGAACCAGATCATGGCGTTGGTCAGGGTAACAATAGTCTTGGACTTCTTGTGAACCTGCTTGATGGCGTGTCCGAGCGCGGACTTGACGTCCGTGGAAATGGTCAATTCGCCACCCTTTGCACGAGCGATCATGGATTCAAGGCCAGCCATGCGTTCACGGGCTACGCTGTTGAACTTGGACTTGTCGGCACGCTCATCGAAGTTACCGGCGATCTGGTGCTGTTTGATAAGGTCGTTCAAAGATGCGGTTTCCTGAGCGTTGAGGCCCTGAATGCCTGCGACAGCTGCAGCCTTCAGCACGGCGAGTTCATCAGGAGTGACTTCGGTGCGTTCGTTGTAGCTGAAGTCGAGGTATTTGCCTTTGTAGTGATCTGCCGGTGAGAACAGGCCCATGGAGGACATGAAGAACAGAATCAGGAAGCCGATGATGAAGATGGGGAACTTGTCGATGACAACTTCCTTGAAGCTCAACTTCGTTCCTGACTGCTTGCCGAACCATGTGGCGAGTACCAGAACGATGACAGGCAGGAAGAGAACGCGGGTGATGTTGAAGATCTCACCGACTTTCAGGGTCTTGATGTCTACGGCGTTGAATGCGAGACATGCGGCGGCGACCTGAGCGGAGTTCAGGATGCCGGTACCGGCCCATGCGCCGAACTGGGTCGCGTTCATGCCGGCGATCTTGCCGATGGTCGGGAAGGCGAACATGCACAGGATACCAAAACCGAGGATGGTACCGATGGTGTATGCCATCTCGGAGCACTTGGCCTTGACGACCGGGGCGCAGGCAACGGTTGCGGAAACGCCGCAGACGCCCATACCTGCGGACAGAACGCCGGTCATGGTCTTGGGCTGTTTGAAGACTTTACCCAGGAACAAGACAAAGAACACGGTGCCGAGGACGAAGAAACCAATCATCCAGACGGAAACCATGCCCAGCTTGGCAAGCTCGGCAAAAGAATAGCGGGCACCCAGCAGGATAACGCCCATTTTGAGGACGAAGCGGGCGGTTTTAACGCCAGAAGCTGCGAATTTGGGGATACCCCAGCTGTTGGTGATGACGATGCCGACGAGAATACCGAGGACAACGTAGTTCAGGTTCATTACCTTGTATATCGCGAAACCCAGAGTGGGGGTCAGGGCGTCACTGACGATCTTGACCATTGGCTCCGCAAACCAGCGGATGCCCATGGCCAAGGCCACAATGAACAGGACTCCCGGAATGGTTTCCAGGACAAAGGTATCAAAGTTGTTCAGGGGTTTATTCCAACGTGCCTTGCGCAGCATTGCAGTTGCGATCCCGAGACCGCCGCCTACGAATGCCATGGTCTGCATCAGGTCCATTGCCTTATGGACTTTGAACGTGGTCAGAAGACCGGTCAGTGCTCCCGAAGAAACGAGAACGCCGTAGGCCAGCAGTATGCCACTGATGATCCATACGGGTGTGTTGTCGGGACGTCCGACAGTTGCTTGAGCCATACCAAACCTCTCCTTTGGTTTTTTGTGTGTGGTCTGATGCGGCTATAGGCAAGGTGTGTGCCAAAGTATAACTATCTGAAATTATGTGTTTTATTTTTTTAATCGTCGCGAGTTGTGCTAACCATGGTTAGCAGTATGTGTGTTCCGGTTTGCACTTTTCTTTCTTTGACAAGCCGGGTTGTTAAAAACGATGAAAGTACGTTACGATTCACTGGTGTGCTGCCATCTCTGATGGTGGATATTCTGTATGAAATGG
The genomic region above belongs to uncultured Pseudodesulfovibrio sp. and contains:
- a CDS encoding universal stress protein — its product is MKHILLATHGTPGARKAETLARQWADQYGAKVTVLSIINEAWGDMTCDDWLNTSTTRNAFGSYVASEIAKEINAVWDRLRTDFDGVEIDFLSKGGKLEDVLAEAAAKVEADVAIMGAWQKEQAPGFRDRFENKRLHPQMPCPLVVAP
- a CDS encoding putative sulfate exporter family transporter, whose protein sequence is MAQATVGRPDNTPVWIISGILLAYGVLVSSGALTGLLTTFKVHKAMDLMQTMAFVGGGLGIATAMLRKARWNKPLNNFDTFVLETIPGVLFIVALAMGIRWFAEPMVKIVSDALTPTLGFAIYKVMNLNYVVLGILVGIVITNSWGIPKFAASGVKTARFVLKMGVILLGARYSFAELAKLGMVSVWMIGFFVLGTVFFVLFLGKVFKQPKTMTGVLSAGMGVCGVSATVACAPVVKAKCSEMAYTIGTILGFGILCMFAFPTIGKIAGMNATQFGAWAGTGILNSAQVAAACLAFNAVDIKTLKVGEIFNITRVLFLPVIVLVLATWFGKQSGTKLSFKEVVIDKFPIFIIGFLILFFMSSMGLFSPADHYKGKYLDFSYNERTEVTPDELAVLKAAAVAGIQGLNAQETASLNDLIKQHQIAGNFDERADKSKFNSVARERMAGLESMIARAKGGELTISTDVKSALGHAIKQVHKKSKTIVTLTNAMIWFFAYGLIGLGMQITGKSLAQAGGWPLVMGGISGVAKATLSFIVVMYFVKDVVLH